One part of the Polycyclovorans algicola TG408 genome encodes these proteins:
- a CDS encoding DUF3429 domain-containing protein, translated as MNLPPFVLALGYAGLLPFLIGPGWLTFSPGSAPQWLDMAWMGYVAMIASFMAGTFWGFALPASQGSAGQLGLAISIVLMLMAWLATLLSFGPALALLAMVFLLLLAADFWRERVLDTLGGYFRLRSTLTVGVLIAIAWRFSLSG; from the coding sequence ATGAATCTGCCGCCATTTGTTCTCGCGCTGGGCTACGCCGGTCTGCTGCCGTTCTTGATCGGCCCGGGTTGGTTGACGTTTTCGCCCGGCAGCGCGCCGCAATGGCTGGACATGGCGTGGATGGGGTACGTGGCCATGATTGCCAGTTTCATGGCCGGCACGTTCTGGGGCTTTGCGTTGCCCGCATCGCAGGGGTCGGCAGGGCAGCTGGGTCTGGCGATTTCGATCGTGCTGATGTTGATGGCATGGCTGGCCACCCTGTTGTCGTTTGGCCCGGCACTGGCCCTGCTGGCCATGGTGTTTTTGCTGCTGTTGGCCGCCGACTTCTGGCGCGAGCGCGTGCTCGACACCCTGGGCGGGTACTTCAGGCTACGCAGCACGCTGACCGTGGGCGTGCTGATCGCCATCGCTTGGCGCTTCAGCCTGTCGGGCTAA
- a CDS encoding mechanosensitive ion channel family protein, whose product MDDKKGSGLDEQQLKFLDWWSSLAWSDLLGVVLILLLTPALIWAYARTVRWLADEYPRLRLALLVSVPVMRVVMWFFALSVAIFVMLDPPQKVMIAIGASAALAVGLALQDVLKSIVAGIVMLFQRPFAVGDMVELSGHYGEVMSTGLLSVQLRTFNDSTVTLLNSKVFTDASVNSNSASLQELVPVPLTLFGPVDSLQVRAICEQALACSPYVTLARPIVVVADDIGEYHRQTTRFTLKAYVNDVRCERLMATDVLLRAHRDLRAAGIQTGEPVPAPV is encoded by the coding sequence GTGGACGACAAAAAAGGCAGCGGTCTGGACGAGCAGCAGCTGAAGTTTCTTGACTGGTGGTCTTCGTTGGCGTGGAGCGATCTCCTCGGCGTGGTGCTGATTCTGCTGCTCACGCCGGCCCTGATCTGGGCGTATGCGCGCACCGTGAGGTGGCTCGCCGACGAGTACCCGCGCCTGCGACTGGCGCTGCTGGTCAGCGTGCCGGTGATGCGCGTCGTGATGTGGTTTTTCGCGCTGTCGGTGGCCATCTTCGTGATGCTCGACCCGCCGCAGAAGGTGATGATCGCCATTGGCGCCTCGGCCGCACTGGCCGTCGGTCTGGCGCTGCAGGACGTGCTGAAAAGCATCGTCGCCGGCATTGTCATGCTGTTTCAGCGACCCTTCGCGGTCGGCGACATGGTGGAACTCAGCGGCCACTACGGCGAAGTGATGAGCACCGGCCTACTGTCGGTGCAGTTGCGCACCTTCAACGACAGCACGGTGACCCTTCTCAATTCCAAGGTGTTCACCGATGCCTCGGTCAACTCCAACTCGGCCAGCCTGCAAGAGCTGGTGCCCGTGCCGCTGACCCTCTTTGGGCCGGTCGACAGCCTGCAGGTGCGCGCCATCTGCGAACAAGCGCTGGCCTGCTCGCCCTATGTGACACTGGCCCGGCCGATCGTGGTGGTCGCCGATGACATCGGCGAGTACCACCGGCAAACCACCCGTTTTACGCTCAAGGCCTACGTCAACGACGTGCGCTGCGAGCGACTGATGGCCACCGACGTGCTGCTGCGCGCGCACCGCGATCTGCGGGCGGCAGGCATTCAGACGGGTGAGCCGGTTCCCGCGCCGGTTTGA
- a CDS encoding ATP-binding cassette domain-containing protein, which yields MLTVTDLTLRRGPRALFTELTFSVFAGQRIGVIGANGVGKSSLFAAIQNELAPDAGDISVQRGLTLTAVAQEVPALPESALQSALDGDIELRATERALAVAEAANDAVNIARCHDILAAIDGYAAEARCAQMLRGLGFTPEMQARPVASFSGGWRMRLNLARALMRRADLLLLDEPTNHLDLDAALWLQDLLASFQGALLLISHDRAFLDAVTTHSLHLTVQGGMLYSGGVTQFERTRSERLTQQAAVHANQQARAAELQRFVDRFRAQATKARQAQSRLKALARMEMIAPVLAESPFSFRFRAPEKLPHPLLSVMRGQVGYGETVLLKQLKLVLNPGDRIALLGANGAGKSTLIKSLAGTHPFVEGQVTRAPDLAVGYYAQHQMEQLDPQASPLLHLQRLDPAATEQQLRDYLGQFAFHGDRQLEAIEPFSGGEKARLALSLVIYRRPALLLLDEPTNHLDLQMREALALALQDFPGAVVLISHDRHLVESTCDALWRVADGRCEPYDGDLDDYARWLRAERDGGGGSAKAAPTRAAVDTRALREQVKKLDRQMERLSAQLATLDARLADPDLYAAGRRAEADKLSREQQQLKAQLADVEAAWLEASEALEVA from the coding sequence ATGCTCACCGTGACCGACCTCACCCTGCGCCGCGGCCCTCGCGCGCTGTTCACCGAACTGACCTTCAGTGTCTTTGCCGGCCAACGCATCGGCGTGATCGGCGCCAATGGCGTGGGCAAGTCCAGCCTGTTCGCCGCCATTCAGAACGAATTGGCGCCGGATGCCGGTGACATTTCGGTACAGCGCGGGCTGACGCTGACCGCCGTGGCGCAAGAGGTGCCAGCACTGCCAGAAAGTGCGTTGCAATCGGCGCTTGATGGCGACATCGAACTGCGCGCCACTGAGCGCGCGCTGGCCGTCGCCGAGGCCGCAAACGACGCCGTCAACATTGCCCGCTGTCATGACATCCTGGCGGCCATCGACGGCTATGCCGCCGAGGCACGCTGCGCTCAGATGCTGCGCGGGCTGGGCTTCACGCCAGAGATGCAGGCGCGACCCGTGGCCAGCTTTTCCGGCGGTTGGCGCATGCGCCTGAACCTGGCGCGGGCGCTGATGCGCCGCGCCGACCTGTTGCTGCTGGACGAACCCACCAACCACCTCGATCTGGACGCCGCGTTATGGCTCCAGGACCTGCTGGCCAGCTTTCAGGGCGCGCTGCTGCTGATCTCGCACGACCGCGCGTTTCTCGATGCCGTGACCACCCACAGCCTGCATCTGACGGTGCAGGGCGGGATGCTCTACAGCGGCGGTGTGACCCAGTTCGAACGCACCCGCAGCGAGCGGCTGACCCAGCAGGCGGCGGTGCACGCCAACCAGCAGGCGCGCGCCGCCGAGTTGCAGCGCTTTGTCGACCGCTTTCGCGCCCAGGCCACCAAGGCACGGCAGGCGCAGTCAAGGCTCAAGGCGCTGGCGCGGATGGAAATGATCGCGCCGGTGCTGGCTGAAAGCCCGTTCAGCTTCCGCTTTCGCGCGCCCGAGAAACTGCCGCACCCGCTGCTGAGCGTGATGCGCGGCCAGGTCGGTTACGGCGAAACGGTGCTGCTCAAGCAGCTCAAACTGGTGCTGAACCCCGGTGACCGCATCGCTCTGCTCGGCGCCAACGGTGCGGGCAAGTCCACGCTCATCAAAAGCCTCGCCGGCACGCATCCGTTTGTCGAAGGCCAGGTCACCCGCGCGCCCGATCTGGCGGTCGGCTACTACGCCCAGCACCAGATGGAGCAGCTCGACCCACAGGCCAGCCCGCTGCTGCACCTGCAACGGCTAGACCCGGCGGCCACTGAGCAACAACTGCGCGACTATCTCGGCCAGTTCGCGTTTCACGGCGACCGGCAGTTGGAGGCCATCGAACCGTTCTCGGGCGGCGAAAAAGCGCGGCTGGCACTGTCGCTGGTCATCTACCGCCGCCCGGCGTTGCTGTTGCTGGACGAGCCCACCAACCACCTTGATTTGCAGATGCGTGAGGCCTTGGCGCTTGCCTTGCAGGACTTTCCGGGCGCGGTGGTGCTGATTTCGCACGACCGGCATCTGGTGGAGAGCACCTGCGATGCGCTGTGGCGGGTGGCCGACGGCCGCTGCGAACCTTACGACGGCGACCTGGACGATTACGCCCGCTGGCTGCGCGCCGAGCGCGATGGCGGTGGAGGCAGCGCCAAGGCGGCGCCCACCCGGGCTGCGGTCGACACGCGCGCGCTGCGCGAACAGGTGAAAAAACTCGACCGGCAGATGGAGCGTCTCAGCGCCCAACTGGCGACCCTGGACGCGCGCCTCGCCGACCCCGATCTTTACGCCGCCGGCCGCCGCGCCGAAGCCGACAAGCTCAGTCGCGAACAGCAGCAACTCAAGGCGCAACTGGCCGACGTTGAAGCCGCCTGGCTGGAGGCGTCAGAGGCGCTGGAAGTCGCATGA
- a CDS encoding multidrug effflux MFS transporter: MDAPERRRILLLGAIIALAPLSIDLYLPALPTIEDALGGDAAQAQLTLSAYFLGLALGQLIYGPVSDRIGRRKPLFFGLALYAISALGCAFATSMDALIALRLLQALGGCTGMVVVRAMVRDLYTPQEMAKVLSRLVLVMGIAPILAPLIGSWIFVAFGWQAVFGVLVAYGLGCLFLAARVLPETLKTPSEALQFGRVLKGYGRMLSHRRFMGYALSGGIAQASMFAYIAVSSFVFIDVYQFTPTQYGLLFGINAFGLIMGSQLNNWMLQRYRSEQVLKTALLSYALFGLTLAALATFEIGGLPGLLVPLWCCIASLGFTFPNSTAAAMAPFGDRAGMASALLGTLQYGLAAIASAVVSQFHDGSALPMAYAIAVCGVLSVTTLRVMTGKLVSDTPMRRGS, from the coding sequence ATGGACGCCCCCGAGCGCCGCCGCATTCTGCTGCTGGGCGCCATCATTGCGCTGGCGCCGCTGTCGATTGACCTTTATCTGCCGGCGCTGCCCACCATAGAGGATGCACTCGGCGGCGATGCCGCGCAGGCCCAGCTGACGCTGTCGGCCTACTTCCTCGGACTGGCCCTGGGACAACTGATTTACGGGCCGGTGAGCGACCGCATCGGCCGCCGCAAACCACTGTTCTTTGGCTTGGCGCTGTATGCAATCTCGGCGCTGGGCTGCGCGTTTGCCACCAGCATGGATGCGCTCATTGCCCTGCGCCTGCTGCAGGCCTTGGGCGGCTGCACCGGCATGGTGGTGGTGCGCGCCATGGTGCGCGACCTGTACACGCCACAGGAGATGGCCAAGGTGTTGTCGCGGCTGGTGCTGGTGATGGGTATCGCGCCCATCCTGGCGCCGCTGATTGGCAGTTGGATCTTCGTTGCCTTCGGCTGGCAGGCGGTCTTCGGTGTGCTGGTGGCCTACGGACTGGGATGTCTGTTTCTGGCCGCGCGGGTGCTGCCCGAAACACTGAAAACGCCCAGCGAGGCGCTGCAGTTCGGCCGCGTGCTGAAGGGCTATGGCCGCATGCTCAGCCATCGTCGCTTCATGGGTTATGCGCTGTCCGGCGGCATCGCCCAGGCCAGCATGTTTGCCTACATTGCGGTGTCGTCCTTCGTGTTCATTGACGTGTATCAATTCACGCCAACGCAATACGGTTTGCTGTTTGGCATCAATGCCTTCGGCCTGATCATGGGCTCGCAGCTCAACAACTGGATGCTGCAGCGCTACCGCAGCGAGCAGGTGCTGAAAACCGCGCTGCTCAGCTATGCGCTGTTTGGTCTGACCTTGGCGGCGCTGGCGACTTTCGAGATTGGCGGACTGCCCGGCCTGCTGGTGCCGTTGTGGTGTTGCATTGCCAGTTTGGGCTTCACCTTTCCTAACTCGACGGCGGCGGCGATGGCGCCGTTCGGCGACCGCGCCGGCATGGCCTCGGCGCTGCTCGGCACGCTGCAGTACGGGTTGGCCGCCATCGCCAGCGCGGTGGTGTCGCAGTTTCACGACGGCTCGGCGCTGCCCATGGCCTACGCCATCGCCGTTTGCGGGGTGCTGTCGGTGACGACTCTGCGGGTGATGACCGGCAAGCTGGTGAGTGACACGCCGATGCGGCGCGGCAGCTAG